One segment of Desulfovibrio inopinatus DSM 10711 DNA contains the following:
- a CDS encoding GGDEF domain-containing response regulator, translated as MNSLPILIVDDRPENLITLEALLEDLLNMPELQVVSAASGNEALSKILDYDFALVLLDVIMPGMDGYEIAELMRGNKKTRHIPIIFVTAARRDDGQVFKGYESGAVDYLVKPIEPQILKGKVKFFLEMHKQRLQLEQKTRELDAKLVELEELHQLLEESNARLRLLSSQDALTGLPNRRSFDEIFTREWQRGVRNQRPLSLIVADIDHFKRYNDTYGHIAGDYCLERVARTLRNSLLREIDIVARYGGEEFTAILPETDSAGAQNVAERMLKAIDELAIRHQSSQTCDNLTISLGISTVIPQSNIPQLRLIEAADKALYEAKSAGRNRYKVCCFERWLQLHAK; from the coding sequence ATGAACTCCCTGCCCATTCTTATTGTTGATGATCGTCCGGAAAACCTCATTACCCTTGAGGCACTTCTGGAAGATTTGCTCAATATGCCGGAGCTGCAAGTTGTTTCGGCAGCATCAGGAAACGAAGCCTTGAGCAAAATTCTGGATTACGACTTCGCTCTGGTTCTCCTTGACGTTATCATGCCAGGCATGGATGGCTACGAAATAGCCGAACTCATGCGTGGAAACAAAAAAACACGGCATATTCCCATTATTTTTGTCACAGCCGCTCGTCGTGATGACGGTCAAGTATTCAAAGGATATGAATCTGGCGCGGTAGACTACCTTGTTAAACCAATTGAACCTCAAATTTTGAAGGGAAAAGTCAAATTTTTCCTTGAAATGCACAAGCAGCGTCTCCAGCTTGAACAAAAAACACGAGAACTTGATGCCAAGCTTGTTGAATTGGAAGAACTCCATCAATTACTTGAAGAATCCAATGCGAGACTCCGACTCCTTTCCTCTCAGGATGCGCTTACTGGCTTACCTAACCGACGGAGCTTTGATGAAATTTTCACTCGAGAATGGCAACGTGGCGTCCGCAACCAGAGACCGTTGTCACTGATCGTCGCCGATATCGATCACTTCAAACGATACAATGATACATATGGACATATTGCTGGCGATTACTGCCTGGAACGCGTCGCTCGCACTCTACGAAATTCTCTGTTACGCGAAATTGATATTGTTGCCCGATATGGCGGTGAAGAATTCACGGCCATATTGCCGGAAACCGACTCTGCTGGTGCGCAGAATGTCGCCGAGCGTATGCTCAAAGCCATTGACGAACTCGCGATCAGGCACCAGTCTTCCCAAACATGTGACAACCTTACTATCAGCCTCGGTATCAGCACGGTGATTCCACAAAGCAATATTCCGCAACTTCGTCTTATCGAAGCTGCAGATAAAGCATTATACGAAGCCAAGTCGGCTGGTCGTAATAGATACAAAGTCTGTTGCTTTGAACGTTGGCTTCAACTCCATGCAAAATAA
- a CDS encoding glycosyltransferase yields MTPLRIVHHTYLERRGGATAVARTLWRCADTFQQSATLCFEVRQTPDADVLPPHVLSCFTDEACKAMEQADVIHMHASGNWDAQLKRLQECSSRLVLTTHDASLITGGCPYPLTCTEFHNGCTDPCPQHFPDVRRVWETKRSVLQELRPTLVSPSAWLARIYRSALPGISVHVIPNGVEVPEQLISREQAKQRLGLQPQAKTVLFVAHGGQQAGFKGGDRIEAIFHALQQRDAGIHAFVLGGFDHKESGGIHSLPYVEGEVLSLMYRVADVFVYPTRSDNHPLVVLEAMGHGTPVVAYAVGGIPEQMKDREEGMLVEPGKEAKLVAAVLSLLTPPSKAHALGERARARCRNVFSHLQMAKQYDSLYRRL; encoded by the coding sequence ATGACTCCTCTTCGGATTGTCCATCATACCTACTTGGAGCGACGAGGCGGAGCAACAGCTGTTGCACGTACGTTATGGCGATGTGCAGATACATTTCAGCAATCAGCAACATTATGTTTTGAAGTACGTCAAACCCCTGATGCTGATGTCCTCCCGCCCCATGTGCTTTCTTGTTTTACAGACGAAGCATGTAAGGCGATGGAACAGGCTGATGTTATTCATATGCATGCATCAGGAAATTGGGACGCTCAACTCAAACGGCTGCAAGAATGTTCTTCCCGTCTCGTGCTCACAACGCATGATGCCTCTTTGATAACAGGAGGTTGTCCGTATCCCCTCACGTGCACAGAGTTTCACAACGGCTGTACGGATCCATGTCCACAGCATTTTCCTGATGTTCGTCGTGTTTGGGAAACCAAACGATCGGTGTTGCAAGAGCTTCGTCCAACCTTGGTTTCTCCATCGGCTTGGCTGGCTAGAATATACCGTTCGGCTTTACCTGGAATCTCGGTTCACGTTATTCCGAATGGAGTAGAAGTTCCTGAGCAACTTATCTCTCGAGAACAAGCCAAACAACGCCTGGGACTGCAACCGCAGGCAAAGACGGTTTTATTTGTTGCCCATGGCGGACAACAGGCTGGCTTCAAAGGAGGCGATCGAATCGAAGCGATTTTCCATGCTCTCCAACAACGCGATGCCGGTATTCATGCTTTTGTCCTTGGTGGGTTTGATCATAAAGAATCCGGTGGCATCCATTCCTTACCATATGTGGAAGGCGAGGTGCTTTCCTTGATGTATCGAGTTGCGGATGTGTTCGTCTATCCGACACGATCCGATAACCATCCTTTGGTCGTCCTTGAAGCTATGGGGCATGGAACGCCTGTCGTGGCATATGCTGTGGGTGGTATCCCTGAGCAAATGAAGGATCGAGAGGAAGGGATGCTTGTGGAACCGGGGAAGGAGGCGAAACTCGTTGCTGCCGTGCTTTCTCTCTTGACTCCGCCTTCCAAAGCTCATGCTTTGGGAGAACGGGCACGGGCTCGGTGCCGCAATGTCTTTTCACATCTTCAGATGGCTAAGCAGTATGATTCGCTGTATCGCCGTTTGTAA
- a CDS encoding DUF3089 domain-containing protein: protein MCIAAPLSLHAANAPEPCNAPLPACPDYTKTSSWAAKAERIESPVDVFYVYPTIYADASPKNMDIANETLRARAEHLLVAQAGVYSQAANLFAPFYRQASFATLDPTINTFLDPSFRIGADDVSRAFEFYLANLNHDRPFILAGHSQGTLALLDLMRRRFWDPALQQRLVAAYLIGYSITDEDLRTYPWLKAAQKADDTGVIITFNTQAPGATGSPVLSPGALCINPLNWKTDDTPADAKLNTGAVFYHDVTDEIEREVPHYTGAQIDTQTGALVTTPPDVLPVGSFPPGVLHKYDYAFWYRNLQNNVAVRIKAYLTNH, encoded by the coding sequence ATGTGTATTGCAGCACCTCTTTCACTCCACGCTGCAAATGCGCCTGAACCTTGCAATGCCCCTCTTCCTGCCTGCCCCGATTATACCAAGACGTCCAGTTGGGCAGCAAAAGCTGAACGAATCGAGAGCCCTGTCGATGTTTTTTATGTATATCCAACAATTTATGCAGATGCATCTCCAAAAAATATGGATATCGCAAATGAAACACTCCGTGCACGCGCCGAGCATCTGCTCGTTGCACAGGCTGGTGTGTATTCGCAAGCAGCGAACCTATTCGCTCCGTTCTATCGGCAAGCCTCGTTTGCGACTCTGGATCCCACAATCAATACGTTCTTAGATCCATCATTTCGTATTGGTGCCGATGATGTCAGCCGGGCCTTTGAATTCTACCTGGCGAATCTTAATCACGATCGCCCTTTCATTCTCGCCGGACACAGCCAGGGAACCCTTGCCCTGCTCGATCTCATGCGACGCCGATTCTGGGACCCGGCTCTGCAGCAACGGCTTGTTGCTGCATACCTTATCGGCTATTCCATTACAGACGAAGATTTGCGCACATACCCGTGGTTGAAGGCCGCACAAAAAGCCGATGATACCGGTGTTATTATCACATTCAATACACAAGCCCCCGGCGCAACGGGTTCACCGGTGCTTTCTCCCGGAGCGTTATGTATCAACCCGCTCAACTGGAAAACCGATGACACACCGGCCGATGCGAAACTCAATACTGGCGCTGTATTCTATCATGATGTCACGGACGAAATTGAACGAGAAGTTCCACACTATACCGGAGCCCAAATTGACACCCAAACAGGTGCTCTTGTGACGACTCCACCGGATGTTCTTCCCGTGGGAAGTTTTCCTCCTGGTGTACTCCATAAATATGACTATGCATTCTGGTATCGCAATCTACAAAATAACGTCGCTGTCCGAATAAAGGCCTATTTGACGAATCACTAA
- a CDS encoding glycosyltransferase family 4 protein, whose translation MAKQHYWGTLDPFFESGPILGRKMANAGFLSALFNSDPFDRYDFFLSHAGAESTVATAASKHWPALWNAGKIRLRKRTELPDALMQECYHAFHLSDCLNAPAHLARLRNAVSRQIFPITAPTHSISYSRYGQDFLRHLWPGTTPRDAVIATSSTAATCVNAYYGMLRRGYGLDVSSHPGPRVEVIPLGVDVTQFTPVDEEGKRQARMQLGLPAASPVALVFGRISHTSKMDLLPLLRAFQRLRRNNRAQDAVLVLAGWTDEQEDFTGMLRQLARNIGVSLSIFPRPDDTQKTAIYAAADVFVSIADNVQETFGLTLLEAQAAGLAVVASDFDGYRDLVVDGQTGYLIPTTMPSRTDFLDMMAPLLHDNQTHLLLAQETVVDVPILAERLGRLLDDPAYAITLGLSGRERVCTRFSWNYVIQEHLCLWERLNAISLEVTEQWRAQPHPLHIAYGEVFSNYPTRQPEAIGYVAATATGQAVYQGKDAPIFYQFAETVLESRIVKHALFLARKSILSTVLVQVLMERFSQLSEEKALAHVLWMLKQDLLERKENASTLSVSKASS comes from the coding sequence ATGGCAAAACAACACTACTGGGGAACTCTTGACCCCTTTTTCGAATCGGGTCCTATTTTAGGGCGGAAAATGGCGAACGCCGGTTTTCTCAGCGCGCTTTTCAATAGCGATCCCTTTGATCGCTATGACTTTTTTTTGTCTCATGCTGGAGCGGAATCTACTGTCGCCACGGCAGCATCCAAACATTGGCCTGCACTGTGGAATGCAGGAAAGATTCGTCTTCGAAAACGTACAGAACTGCCCGACGCACTCATGCAAGAGTGCTACCACGCGTTTCATTTGTCGGATTGTCTCAATGCACCAGCCCATTTGGCGCGCTTACGCAATGCTGTATCCCGGCAGATTTTTCCCATAACAGCTCCCACCCATTCTATCAGTTACTCAAGATATGGGCAGGATTTTCTCCGTCACTTGTGGCCGGGAACAACGCCACGTGATGCCGTTATCGCGACATCATCCACAGCGGCAACGTGTGTCAATGCGTACTATGGTATGCTGCGTCGCGGGTATGGTCTCGATGTCTCCAGCCATCCCGGGCCTCGGGTGGAGGTTATTCCGTTGGGGGTGGATGTCACGCAATTTACCCCTGTTGATGAAGAAGGAAAACGGCAAGCCCGTATGCAACTCGGGTTACCCGCAGCAAGTCCGGTCGCGTTGGTTTTTGGACGCATTTCACATACATCCAAGATGGACCTGTTGCCATTGCTTCGCGCGTTTCAACGTTTGCGGAGAAATAATCGTGCTCAAGATGCCGTTTTGGTCCTTGCAGGCTGGACTGATGAACAAGAAGATTTTACCGGTATGCTGCGACAACTCGCTCGTAATATTGGTGTGTCACTGAGCATCTTCCCTCGCCCTGATGATACCCAAAAGACTGCCATTTATGCGGCGGCCGATGTCTTTGTGTCTATAGCGGATAATGTGCAAGAAACATTTGGTTTGACGCTTCTTGAAGCCCAAGCCGCGGGGTTGGCTGTGGTGGCGTCGGATTTTGACGGATATCGCGACCTCGTTGTTGATGGTCAGACCGGGTACCTCATCCCGACAACTATGCCGAGTCGCACGGATTTCCTCGATATGATGGCTCCTCTGTTGCACGACAATCAGACTCATTTGCTCCTCGCTCAAGAAACCGTTGTCGATGTGCCGATTTTGGCAGAGAGGCTCGGCCGTCTTCTTGACGATCCTGCGTATGCCATAACATTGGGACTAAGTGGCCGAGAACGGGTTTGTACACGGTTTTCCTGGAATTATGTCATTCAGGAGCATCTTTGCCTTTGGGAACGATTGAATGCAATATCTCTCGAAGTGACAGAGCAATGGCGTGCACAGCCGCATCCATTGCATATCGCGTATGGTGAAGTCTTTTCAAACTATCCGACACGGCAACCTGAAGCGATTGGATATGTTGCTGCTACAGCAACGGGCCAAGCCGTGTATCAGGGGAAAGATGCTCCGATTTTCTATCAATTTGCTGAAACCGTACTTGAATCGCGCATTGTGAAGCACGCGTTATTCTTGGCAAGAAAATCGATATTGAGCACCGTCTTGGTACAGGTTTTGATGGAGCGATTTTCACAATTAAGCGAAGAAAAGGCGCTTGCACATGTATTATGGATGCTGAAGCAAGATCTTCTTGAGCGAAAAGAGAATGCGTCAACATTGTCTGTTTCAAAGGCATCTTCATGA